From the genome of Poecile atricapillus isolate bPoeAtr1 chromosome 23, bPoeAtr1.hap1, whole genome shotgun sequence, one region includes:
- the RASSF5 gene encoding ras association domain-containing protein 5 isoform X5, producing the protein MTIGSSMSSGYCSLDEDLEDCFFTAKTSFFRSAHSKVPAKNVTQTVEEEKPEPPTVQEIKQKIEKYNAKVSNCLLMKLNEDGTYTGFIKVHLKLRRPVTVPAGIRPQSIYDALKEVNLAEMTDKRTSFYLPLDAIKQLHISSTTTVSEVIQGLLKKFMVVDNPQKFALFKEMRKDGQVLFQKLPLTEYPLYLRLLAGPDTDVLSFVLKENETGEVEWDAFSIPELQNFLMILDKEEKDKIQQVHRKYERFKQRLQQTLKEARGKPG; encoded by the exons ATGACCATCGGCAGCAGCATGAGCAGCGGCTACTGCAGCTTGGATGAAGACCTCGAGGATTGCTTTTTCACGGCCAAAACCTCCTTCTTCCGCAGCGCGCACAGCAAGGTCCCTGCCAAG AATGTGACACAAACggtagaagaagaaaaacccGAGCCTCCGACCGTCCAGGAGATCAAACAGAAGATTGAAAAGTACAATGCAAAGGTCAGCAACTGCCTGCTGATGAAACTG AACGAGGATGGGACGTACACGGGGTTCATCAAGGTGCACCTGAAGCTGCGGCGCCCCGTGACGGTGCCGGCCGGGATCCGGCCCCAGTCCATCTACGATGCCCTCAAGGAGGTGAACCTGGCGGAGATGACGGACAAGAGGACCTCCTTCTACCTGCCCCTGGATGCCATCAAGCAGCTGCAcatcagcagcaccaccacGGTGAGCGAGGtgatccaggggctgctgaaGAAGTTCATGGTGGTGGATAACCCCCAGAAGTTTGCACTTTTCAAGGAGATGAGGAAAGATGGGCAAG TGCTCTTCCAGAAGCTTCCTCTCACCGAGTACCCCCTGTACCTGCGGCTGCTGGCGGGCCCTGACACGGATGTGCTGAGCTTTGTGCTGAAGGAAAACGAAACCGGGGAAGTCGAG tgGGACGCGTTctccatcccagagctgcagaactTCCTGATGATCCTGGACAAAGAGGAGAAGGACAAAATCCAGCAAGTGCACAGGAAGTACGAGAGGTTCAAACAGAGGCTTCAACAGACCCTGAAAGAAGCCAGAGGCAAACCTGGATAA